In Aspergillus luchuensis IFO 4308 DNA, chromosome 1, nearly complete sequence, the following are encoded in one genomic region:
- the KEL2 gene encoding putative cell polarity protein (Tea1) (COG:S;~EggNog:ENOG410PIAP;~InterPro:IPR006652,IPR015915;~PFAM:PF13415;~go_function: GO:0005515 - protein binding [Evidence IEA]), whose amino-acid sequence MAFLFKSKKHQQGSGLPPASRNVQSSEGPPANPSPNPSAAAQPGGAKERDGSHSQTPTPSSSYNNSLNSLNGTNSPDHPRMRQRAESESQSQRPQQAAPSNSPNGSPGASLYPWSQRRVNFTSAQTNPFPRYGAAINAVASKEGDIYMMGGLIDGSTVKGDLWMMENSGGNLSCFPIATVSEGPGPRVGHASLLVGNAFIVFGGDTKVDETDTLDDTLYLLNTSSRQWSRSIPPGPRPAGRYGHTLNILGSRLYVFGGQVEGYFFNDLVCFDLNQLQNPGNKWEFLIRNSHEGGPPPGQIPPARTNHTIVSFNDKLYLFGGTNGLQWFNDVWSYDPRANTWTQLDCVGFIPTPREGHAAALVNDVMYIFGGRTDEGIDLGDLAAFRISTRRWYSFQNMGPAPSPRSGHSMTAFGKQIIVLAGEPSSAPRDPVELSMAYILDTAKIRYPAENQSGERAPIQAMRKMSGDRAMQPTGRTSRESQNQPDAQRRGPPPQSRESVMTSPTGRPADLGPSPGPGSRLPRASIAQAPAGPPPPGQAPTPGQRGNTPQNAMNPRSKTPTKTDRAYGGPPVDTARAMGPDRDRESPAARDSPKEARPAQDSSAASGGRRTPTQQPSRMSAKAMEAGEAAPLISAPTRQRSLRQHRQRSSMDSADESILGKHASIDGSTESRSYRNSRSGDEPRSPRLTPHQEALIKELEAVKSRNAWYASELALAKKAGYTPNPANSVGVDERAADAFADEDRPLIEAFLAMRAELAKMQATVDRQAAIASKRVAEVEHQRDVAVNEAAYSRAKLAAHGGSQRGTPQPDGNAQESEDTSVERGTDLTRRLALALASQNELKSKLEVITTELDQEKRGRELAEETCEATRRRLAELEMHNSKLEAESLRAELHQLEASLREESLLRSEADSAVKQLSLDKEELLQKLEDSSTRLRDYGTNLGGLREAVTASSEKSQLLERQLDEERERREGLERKLLQLRSEHEERTAELENATRRLRDAEELMQSHSREAETHKNAFLLGLERASSFDSEASLRSLSDQRVSALEAQIERANQLAKTSQAAADEAADKLRRAEERIAGLEAYQEQASREGLQLRRQLQTAMKESQGHSAENRELKSQLENHQREAGALAVQHAALKDLLGERGVNYAGSRRSPLESPGSRFGTPEQGRLRELEQQLSTSLKAHEELKSSFETREQEADRAYREKLEQLENDYQSAVHYVKGTEKMLKRMKDELARYKSQNGKLQSELDAAQTALAESSGKSSQAPADWEVERSRLEQSISDLQEDTAASIANLESQVARLRAEAAAAEADKTKSQSELASIKQELAAAAEKSRSELEQLKQENALLENRASDAEQKVTMLLDQVEASVGHYRRQSQPVQGINGISRTHSNASSNTIGAGRRSRADSAVSQDDAFPDNRNSVALDSLANELEALRTQWESNNRNYRLSTQSDFDRTPTRETGLSDSLAEWRRRLDDEETSSTEKIEPRHSGTNYVTASMS is encoded by the exons ATGGCATTCCTCTTTAAATCAAAGAAACACCAGCAGGGTTCTGGCCTACCCCCCGCGTCAAGAAACGTCCAATCTTCAGAAGGGCCGCCGGCAAACCCAAGCCCCAACCCATCAGCGGCTGCGCAGCCCGGCGGCGCCAAAGAACGGGATGGATCACATTCCCAGACCCCGACGCCCAGCAGTAGCTACAATAATTCTTTGAACTCGTTGAACGGCACGAACAGCCCCGATCACCCGCGGATGCGCCAGAGAGCCGAATCCGAATCGCAG AGCCAACGACCACAACAGGCGGCGCCAAGTAACTCCCCGAACGGTAGCCCAGGTGCATCATTGTATCCATGGTCGCAACGACGCGTGAACTTCACTTCCGCCCAGACAAATCCATTCCCTCGTTATGGAGCAGCAATCAATGCGGTGGCATCGAAGGAGGGCGACATCTACATGATGGGTGGCCTAATAGATGGATCAACTGTCAAGGGAGAtttgtggatgatggaaaACAGCGGCGGTAACTTGTCCTGTTTCCCGATCGCTACTGTCTCCGAAGGGCCAGGCCCGCGAGTCGGCCATGCCAGCTTGCTGGTTGGTAACGCTTTCATCGTATTTGGAGGCGATACTAAGGTGGATGAAACCGACACCTTAGATGACACGCTCTATCTCTTGAACACAT CTTCTCGTCAATGGTCCAGATCGATACCTCCAGGTCCTCGACCTGCTGGGCGTTACGGCCACACTCTCAACATCCTCGGCTCTAGACTTTATGTTTTTGGTGGACAGGTCGAAGGCTATTTCTTCAACGACTTGGTTTGTTTCGACTTGAACCAGCTTCAGAATCCGGGGAACAAGTGGGAATTCCTTATTCGGAATAGCCACGAAGGTGGCCCTCCGCCCGGTCAAATTCCGCCCGCCAGAACCAACCATACAATAGTGAGCTTCAACGACAAACTGTATCT GTTTGGAGGAACGAATGGCTTGCAATGGTTCAATGATGTCTGGTCTTATGACCCTCGTGCAAACACCTGGACTCAGTTGGATTGCGTCGGCTTCATCCCAACACCTCGTGAAGGGCACGCTGCGGCTCTTGTCAACGACGTTATGTACATTTTTGGAGGACGAACCGACGAAGGTATTGACCTCGGGGATTTGGCCGCATTCCGCATCTCCACGCGACGATGGTATTCTTTCCAAAACATGGGGCCTGCGCCTTCTCCAAGGTCTGGTCATAGCATGACCGCCTTTGGAAAGCAAATCATCGTTCTGGCGGGTGAGCCGAGCTCTGCGCCGAGGGATCCAGTCGAACTCAGCATGGCATATATCCTAGACACCGCCAAGATTCGCTACCCAGCTGAGAACCAATCTGGTGAAAGAGCTCCTATTCAAGCGATGCGGAAGATGAGTGGAGACCGTGCAATGCAACCGACGGGTCGGACATCGCGGGAATCTCAGAACCAACCTGACGCTCAGCGACGTGGACCACCCCCCCAGTCACGGGAGAGCGTTATGACCAGCCCTACTGGTAGACCAGCGGACCTTGGTCCTAGTCCAGGGCCAGGATCCCGACTGCCCAGAGCGTCGATAGCGCAAGCCCCCGCGGGGCCTCCTCCCCCGGGACAGGCCCCTACACCTGGTCAAAGAGGCAACACTCCTCAGAATGCCATGAATCCCCGAAGCAAGACGCCCACGAAGACGGATCGTGCTTATGGAGGCCCGCCTGTGGATACCGCTCGAGCCATGGGGCCCGACAGGGATAGAGAATCACCAGCTGCCAGGGACTCGCCAAAAGAAGCCCGACCGGCGCAAGACTCGAGTGCCGCATCGGGCGGTCGCCGTACGCCAACCCAGCAGCCATCAAGAATGTCTGCCAAGGCTATGGAAGCAGGTGAGGCTGCACCCCTTATAAGTGCGCCAACTAGACAACGGTCTTTGCGCCAGCACCGGCAACGCAGTTCTATGGACAGTGCAGACGAATCCATCCTTGGTAAACATGCTAGTATCGATGGTTCTACGGAGTCGAGGAGTTACAGAAATTCAAGATCTGGAGATGAACCACGGTCGCCCAGACTGACGCCCCACCAGGAAGCCCTAATCAAAGAGCTGGAAGCGGTGAAAAGCCGTAATGCATGGTATGCTTCCGAACTTGCGTTGGCTAAGAAGGCCGGGTATACACCCAACCCGGCCAACAGCGTTGGTGTGGATGAGCGTGCCGCAGATGCATTTGCGGATGAGGATCGCCCGTTGATCGAAGCATTCCTTGCCATGAGAGCAGAGCTGGCCAAAATGCAGGCCACAGTCGATCGCCAGGCGGCCATCGCATCTAAACGTGTCGCAGAGGTGGAGCACCAAAGGGATGTTGCTGTCAATGAAGCCGCTTATTCTCGTGCCAAGTTGGCTGCTCATGGTGGAAGTCAAAGGGGCACCCCGCAACCGGATGGAAATGCGCAGGAATCCGAAGATACGTCTGTGGAGCGCGGCACAGATCTAACCCGAAGGCTAGCTTTGGCTCTCGCGTCGCAGAATGAGCTCAAATCCAAGCTGGAAGTGATCACCACTGAACTTGATCAGGAAAAGAGAGGCCGTGAGCTTGCGGAGGAGACATGTGAAGCCACTCGGAGACGACTGGCCGAACTAGAAATGCACAACAGTAAACTAGAGGCTGAAAGTCTTAGGGCGGAGCTTCATCAGCTGGAGGCGTCGCTCAGGGAAGAAAGTCTGTTGCGATCGGAGGCCGATTCAGCAGTGAAACAATTGTCCTTGGACAAAGAGGAACTTCTGCAGAAACTCGAGGACTCTTCCACCCGTCTTAGGGACTATGGCACTAACCTCGGCGGCCTGCGGGAGGCTGTTACCGCGTCATCTGAGAAGTCCCAACTTCTGGAGAGACAACTAGATGAGGAACGTGAGCGGCGTGAAGGCTTAGAAAGGAAGCTGTTGCAGTTGCGTTCGGAGCACGAAGAAAGGACAGCAGAGTTAGAGAACGCCACACGTCGCTTGCGGGATGCCGAGGAGCTCATGCAGAGTCATTCGAGGGAAGCCGAGACCCATAAGAATGCGTTCTTGTTGGGTCTTGAGCGTGCATCATCCTTCGATTCTGAAGCATCCTTGCGCTCCTTGTCCGATCAGCGGGTTTCTGCTTTGGAAGCTCAGATAGAGAGGGCCAACCAATTGGCAAAGACAAGTCAAGCTGCTGCAGATGAAGCAGCAGACAAACTCCGTCGTGCAGAGGAGAGAATTGCTGGACTGGAGGCGTATCAGGAACAGGCTAGTAGGGAGGGGTTGCAGCTTCGCAGGCAGCTGCAAACAGCGATGAAGGAAAGTCAGGGTCACTCTGCTGAGAACAGAGAATTGAAGTCACAGCTGGAGAACCACCAGCGCGAGGCCGGTGCTCTGGCTGTCCAGCATGCTGCCTTGAAGGACCTTCTGGGAGAGCGTGGGGTCAATTATGCCGGTAGCCGACGCTCGCCCCTTGAGTCGCCTGGGTCTCGTTTCGGAACTCCCGAGCAAGGTCGGCTTCGCGAACTGGAACAACAGCTTTCCACCAGCTTGAAAGCCCACGAAGAATTGAAGTCCTCTTTCGAGACTCGTGAGCAGGAAGCCGACCGCGCATACAGAGAGAAGCTTGAACAATTAGAAAATGACTACCAGTCGGCTGTTCACTACGTCAAGGGCACTGAAAAGATGCTGAAGCGCATGAAGGATGAGCTTGCTCGGTACAAGTCTCAGAACGGCAAGCTTCAGTCGGAGCTCGACGCGGCACAGACAGCTCTTGCTGAATCGTCTGGCAAGTCTTCGCAAGCTCCTGCTGACTGGGAGGTCGAACGCTCGAGACTCGAGCAGTCAATCTCCGATCTCCAGGAAGATACAGCAGCCTCCATCGCCAACCTTGAGAGTCAGGTTGCCAGGCTGAGAGCAGAGGCTGCAGCCGCAGAGGCCGACAAGACCAAATCGCAATCCGAACTCGCAAGTATCAAGCAGGaacttgctgctgcagcagagAAAAGCCGCTCTGAGCTGGAGCAGCTCAAGCAGGAGAACGCCTTGTTGGAGAATCGTGCGTCCGATGCCGAGCAGAAGGTTACCATGCTGCTTGACCAGGTTGAGGCGTCAGTCGGGCATTACCGTCGGCAGTCACAGCCTGTCCAAGGAATTAACGGCATCTCTCGCACCCACAGTAACGCCTCAAGCAACACTATCGGTGCGGGCCGTCGGTCCCGGGCTGATAGTGCCGTGTCTCAAGACGACGCTTTCCCTGACAACCGAAACTCGGTGGCGCTGGACTCGCTTGCAAACGAACTGGAAGCCTTGCGCACTCAGTGGGAGAGCAACAACCGTAACTATCGGTTGAGTACGCAGTCCGACTTTGATCGAACCCCAACCAGGGAGACGGGGCTGAGCGACAGTCTAGCCGAGTGGAGGCGCCGTctggatgacgaggagaccAGCTCCACAGAGAAGATCGAGCCTCGCCACTCCGGTACGAATTATGTAACAGCAAGCATGTCCTAA